A genomic window from Elaeis guineensis isolate ETL-2024a chromosome 3, EG11, whole genome shotgun sequence includes:
- the LOC105040170 gene encoding ribosome biogenesis regulatory protein homolog, which translates to MGTETYQIDLGNLMAFDPSHHFPSVPSAREYLVKECLHKGTELVQEIANALFSLPSTEDPDGPIVHLPQPSTRLPREKHLPKPKPPTKWELFAKAKGIKKRKKDKRVFDEQTGTWKRRYGYDRVNDDNDVPIIEAKLTDEPGEDPFAKRKAERKKRVEKQEKNRLENLKQAMKAGALPSHVQLAATALPITGSQKEAPKKASKEELENVAGMAATATASGGKFDKKLPGEKAPKHTGKYRKFLPVVEGKGMGNQERQQTEKILNQLMAKSSHDILDVNKAVTMFNVKKEKRRKKEKDREAFSTSTKLKPKNKSLKKSSKKKK; encoded by the exons ATGGGGACGGAGACATACCAAATCGATTTGGGAAACCTCATGGCTTTCGATCCATCGCATCATTTCCCATCCGTCCCCTCCGCCAG GGAATACCTGGTAAAGGAGTGCCTGCACAAAGGGACAGAGCTGGTACAAGAAATTGCTAATGCTCTCTTTAGCTTGCCGTCCACTGAAGATCCTGATGGTCCCATCGTTCACCTGCCACAGCCCAGCACCAGGCTTCCTAGAGAGAAGCAT CTTCCAAAGCCTAAGCCTCCCACAAAATGGGAACTGTTTGCCAAAGCGAAAG GCATAAAGAAGCGCAAAAAAGACAAGCGCGTATTTGACGAACAAACGGGTACTTGGAAGCGGCGATATGGCTATGATCGTGTGAATGATGACAATGATGTCCCAATAATTGAGGCCAAATTGACAGATG AGCCAGGGGAGGATCCTTTTGCCAAAAGGAAGGCTGAGAGGAAGAAACGAGTTGAGAAGCAAGAAAAGAACCGGCTGGAGAATCTAAAGCAGGCCATGAAAGCTGGTGCCTTGCCAAG TCATGTACAACTGGCTGCAACAGCATTGCCCATCACGGGAAGCCAGAAAGAAGCTCCAAAGAAAGCTAGTAAAGAGGAGCTTGAAAATGTAGCTGGGATGGCAGCAACTGCAACGGCAAGTGGTGGGAAATTCGACAAAAAGCTGCCAGGCGAGAAAGCTCCCAAGCATACTGGGAAGTATCGAAAG TTCCTCCCTGTGGTAGAAGGAAAAGGAATGGGCAACCAAGAGAGGCAGCAAACGGAGAAAATTCTTAACCAGCTGATGGCTAAAAGCTCTCATGACATACTTGATGTCAACAAG GCAGTTACGATGTTCAATGTGAAGAAAGAGAAGCGAcggaagaaggaaaaggatcgGGAGGCATTTTCTACATCAACTAAATTGAAACCGAAAAATAAATCTCTCAAAAAGTcatcaaagaagaaaaaatag
- the LOC140856726 gene encoding ribosome biogenesis regulatory protein homolog: MGTETYQIDLGNLMAFDPSHHFPSVPSAREDLVKECLHKGTELVQEIANALFSLPSTEDSDGPIVHLPQPSTRLPREKHLPKPKPPTKWELFAKAKGIKKRKKDKRVFDEQTGTWKRRYGYDRVNDDNDVPIIEAKLTDEPGEDPFAKRKAERKKRVEKQEKNRLENLKQAMKAGALPSHVQLAATALPVTGSQKEAPKKASKEELENVAGMAATATASGGKFDKKLPGEKAPKHTGKYRKFLPVVEGKGMGNQERQQTEKILNQLMAKSSHDILDVNKAVTMFNVKKEKQRKKEKDREAFSTSTKLKPKNKSLKKSSKKKK; encoded by the exons ATGGGGACGGAGACATACCAAATCGATTTGGGAAACCTCATGGCTTTCGATCCATCGCATCATTTCCCATCCGTCCCCTCCGCCAG GGAAGACCTGGTAAAGGAGTGCCTGCACAAAGGGACAGAGCTGGTACAAGAAATTGCTAATGCTCTCTTTAGCTTGCCGTCCACTGAAGATTCTGATGGTCCCATCGTTCACCTGCCACAGCCCAGCACCAGGCTTCCTAGAGAGAAGCAT CTTCCAAAGCCTAAGCCTCCCACAAAATGGGAACTGTTTGCCAAAGCGAAAG GTATAAAGAAGCGCAAAAAAGACAAGCGCGTATTTGACGAACAAACGGGTACTTGGAAGCGGCGATATGGCTATGATCGTGTGAATGATGACAATGATGTCCCAATAATTGAGGCCAAATTGACAGATG AGCCAGGGGAGGATCCTTTTGCCAAAAGGAAGGCTGAGAGGAAGAAACGAGTTGAGAAGCAAGAAAAGAACCGGCTGGAGAATCTAAAGCAGGCCATGAAAGCTGGTGCCTTGCCAAG TCATGTACAACTGGCTGCAACAGCATTGCCCGTCACGGGAAGCCAGAAAGAAGCTCCAAAGAAAGCTAGTAAAGAGGAGCTTGAAAATGTAGCTGGGATGGCAGCAACTGCAACGGCAAGTGGTGGGAAATTCGACAAAAAGCTGCCAGGCGAGAAAGCTCCCAAGCATACTGGGAAGTATCGAAAG TTCCTCCCTGTGGTAGAAGGAAAAGGAATGGGCAACCAAGAAAGGCAGCAAACGGAGAAAATTCTTAACCAGCTGATGGCTAAAAGCTCTCATGACATACTTGATGTCAACAAG GCAGTTACGATGTTCAATGTGAAGAAAGAGAAGCAAcggaagaaggaaaaggatcgGGAGGCATTTTCTACATCAACTAAATTGAAACCGAAAAATAAATCTCTCAAAAAGTcatcaaagaagaaaaaatag